One Yoonia sp. BS5-3 genomic window carries:
- a CDS encoding transporter substrate-binding domain-containing protein, with amino-acid sequence MKNMIKTTALTAVVALTASMGLADVKVGIAAEPYPPFSEKGADGAYTGWEIEIIGAVCAAMEEECEIVPVAWDGIIPALLSERFDVIMASMSITEERMQTIDFTDRYYSTPAVIVGPKDSDISGDPASLAGKIVGVQVATTHANYVDAYFSDTAEVKTYSTFDEHNQDLFSGRVDAVVADSLALSGFLASEQGAGYEIKGELIDETIFGPGVGGGIRKGDTELAERLNAAIAQIRADGTYQEISDKYFDFNIYGGE; translated from the coding sequence ATGAAGAACATGATCAAAACAACAGCACTTACCGCTGTTGTCGCACTTACGGCAAGCATGGGCTTGGCAGACGTAAAAGTCGGCATCGCAGCCGAGCCTTATCCGCCATTCTCTGAAAAAGGGGCCGATGGCGCATATACCGGCTGGGAAATTGAAATTATTGGCGCGGTCTGCGCCGCCATGGAAGAAGAGTGCGAAATCGTACCTGTCGCTTGGGATGGCATCATTCCAGCCCTCTTGTCCGAACGGTTCGATGTCATCATGGCCTCGATGTCGATTACCGAAGAGCGGATGCAAACCATCGACTTCACGGATCGCTACTATAGTACACCTGCCGTGATTGTCGGGCCAAAGGACTCTGACATTTCCGGTGATCCGGCCAGCCTTGCCGGTAAAATCGTAGGCGTCCAGGTGGCAACGACACACGCCAACTATGTCGATGCATACTTCTCTGATACTGCTGAGGTGAAAACCTATTCGACCTTCGATGAACACAACCAAGACTTGTTTTCTGGTCGTGTCGATGCGGTTGTGGCCGATAGCCTTGCGTTGTCCGGGTTCCTTGCCAGTGAACAAGGTGCTGGTTATGAAATCAAAGGCGAGCTGATCGATGAGACGATTTTTGGCCCCGGCGTCGGTGGCGGTATTCGTAAAGGTGACACGGAATTGGCCGAGCGTTTGAACGCAGCAATCGCCCAGATCCGCGCCGATGGGACCTATCAGGAAATTTCTGATAAGTACTTCGACTTCAACATCTACGGCGGCGAATAA
- a CDS encoding ATP-binding cassette domain-containing protein, giving the protein MTTTAANSQHPANSLELRNLRKTFGSLEVLRGVSLSAQKGEVISLIGASGSGKSTLLRCVNLLEKPTAGDIILDGETLALKTGKAGLEAANRRQAERFRSRLGMVFQSFNLWQHMTVLQNVMEGPLHVQKRPKSDAMAEAKTVLERVGLGKKFDAYPAQLSGGQQQRAAIARALAMQPDVMLFDEPTSALDPELVGEVLNVIRELAEEGRTMLLVTHEMRFAREVSDRVIYLHNGIIEEEGPPSQVFDNPSSDRCRAFVSSIHRS; this is encoded by the coding sequence ATGACCACAACCGCTGCCAATTCACAACACCCAGCCAATAGTCTGGAGCTGCGAAACCTGCGAAAGACGTTCGGCTCGCTCGAAGTGCTACGAGGCGTTTCGTTGTCAGCACAGAAGGGCGAGGTCATATCGCTGATTGGCGCCAGTGGGTCTGGCAAGAGTACCCTGTTGCGCTGTGTGAACCTGCTGGAAAAACCTACGGCAGGTGACATTATCCTGGACGGCGAAACGCTTGCGCTGAAGACTGGAAAAGCAGGGTTAGAAGCCGCCAACCGACGGCAAGCCGAGAGATTTCGCAGCCGTCTGGGCATGGTCTTTCAATCCTTCAATCTTTGGCAGCACATGACCGTCCTGCAAAACGTTATGGAAGGCCCCCTTCACGTTCAAAAACGCCCCAAGTCTGACGCAATGGCCGAAGCTAAGACCGTGCTTGAACGCGTTGGATTAGGAAAAAAATTCGATGCATACCCTGCGCAACTTTCGGGCGGGCAGCAACAACGTGCTGCGATTGCGCGGGCCCTTGCGATGCAGCCGGATGTGATGCTGTTTGACGAACCGACTTCTGCACTTGACCCTGAACTTGTCGGCGAAGTGCTGAACGTGATCCGCGAATTAGCCGAAGAAGGGCGCACAATGCTGCTTGTCACACATGAAATGCGGTTCGCCCGCGAAGTGTCGGATCGTGTGATCTATCTGCACAACGGAATTATCGAAGAAGAAGGCCCGCCAAGTCAGGTCTTTGACAACCCATCCAGCGACAGATGCCGCGCATTTGTCAGTTCCATTCACCGTTCATAA
- a CDS encoding TetR family transcriptional regulator C-terminal domain-containing protein — protein MVVRYDAKLEHGLTIIQAKTPPDDGKTRLIKGAMHCVADHGISGSSVRRIAEYAGVTPGLVRHHFGNKDTLLAECYRDLNTLALQRMAQSFADDGQTLSAQLRAALHAFFPEDLRDVRKMRVLVAFWGAVLTTDAFADVQKETNSAFYDFLAGLLRRHLGDRADLAMLADAVMALIDGLWLECCMNPDHMTPEAAIERAHHFCCLALESLQSVDR, from the coding sequence ATGGTTGTGCGATATGACGCAAAGCTGGAACACGGATTGACCATAATTCAGGCAAAAACACCGCCGGATGATGGAAAAACGCGTCTCATAAAGGGCGCGATGCATTGCGTCGCCGATCACGGGATTTCTGGATCAAGTGTCCGCAGGATTGCCGAATATGCGGGTGTCACACCGGGCCTTGTGCGGCATCATTTTGGAAACAAGGATACGCTGCTGGCAGAATGCTATCGTGACCTGAACACACTGGCCTTGCAGCGTATGGCACAATCGTTTGCGGATGATGGGCAAACGCTTAGCGCGCAACTCAGGGCGGCCCTTCATGCTTTCTTCCCCGAAGACCTGCGGGATGTTCGTAAGATGCGCGTCCTTGTTGCATTTTGGGGCGCAGTGCTGACCACAGACGCCTTTGCGGATGTTCAGAAAGAAACGAACTCTGCGTTTTATGATTTCCTCGCGGGCCTGTTGCGGCGACACTTGGGGGATCGCGCAGATTTGGCAATGCTTGCAGACGCCGTTATGGCATTAATCGACGGGCTTTGGTTAGAATGCTGTATGAACCCGGACCACATGACGCCAGAGGCCGCAATTGAGAGGGCGCATCATTTTTGCTGCCTTGCGCTAGAATCTCTTCAGTCGGTCGATAGGTGA
- a CDS encoding helix-turn-helix domain-containing protein, protein MELESFGQAVSHRSRVAILIALFGGKALPASELAYRARISGQTASSHLSILTELNVIKVRKCGRHRYFELASEDIAEAIEALATKLDLSIREPKPVEDRLRTGRFCYNHLAGRLGTSITDVLVRGGVLAMNDESFQLLDTEHVLFRALEIDPHVISRKRGRFAPRCLDWSERRPHVAGILGSSIAQGMLSKSFIERTRDDRSVTVTNLGKKFLVSELGLDSEPSELLVGVE, encoded by the coding sequence TTGGAGCTGGAAAGTTTTGGACAAGCGGTTTCCCACCGAAGCCGGGTCGCCATACTCATCGCTCTGTTTGGAGGCAAAGCGCTCCCGGCCAGTGAACTTGCATACCGTGCGCGAATCTCTGGGCAAACAGCCAGTAGTCATTTATCCATTCTCACGGAACTGAACGTGATTAAGGTTAGAAAGTGCGGACGTCACAGGTACTTCGAGTTGGCGAGTGAAGATATTGCCGAAGCAATTGAAGCGCTCGCCACGAAATTAGATCTCAGTATAAGAGAGCCTAAACCTGTTGAAGACCGGCTGCGGACCGGTCGATTTTGTTATAATCACCTGGCTGGAAGATTGGGGACTTCAATCACGGATGTTTTGGTTAGAGGGGGCGTCTTGGCAATGAATGATGAGAGTTTTCAACTACTGGACACAGAACACGTTCTCTTTAGAGCGCTAGAAATTGATCCCCACGTTATTTCAAGAAAAAGGGGACGCTTTGCACCGAGATGTTTGGATTGGAGCGAGCGGCGGCCGCATGTCGCTGGGATACTTGGCTCTTCGATCGCGCAAGGCATGCTTTCTAAGTCGTTTATTGAAAGAACAAGAGATGACCGTTCCGTCACGGTGACAAATCTTGGTAAGAAGTTCCTTGTCAGTGAACTAGGATTGGACAGTGAGCCGAGCGAGTTACTTGTGGGCGTTGAATAA
- a CDS encoding SET domain-containing protein, producing MNLATKESIEDLSEPTSFELFQAKLEISNCVHKGRCLVAAQSFNQGDLIVEAPAYELPKCDLDPVRRLDLYKYIFFDPSVYRSHRDHAEPYLVFGPLAFCNHSPCPNAFVQWYKHGSIVTVKLRASDDISKNEEITMRYANIGQYPGASSWEQ from the coding sequence ATGAACCTTGCCACTAAAGAGAGCATAGAAGACTTAAGCGAACCTACCAGTTTCGAGTTATTTCAAGCAAAATTGGAGATTTCTAATTGCGTTCACAAAGGGCGCTGTTTGGTTGCCGCGCAGTCTTTCAACCAGGGAGACCTAATCGTTGAAGCACCGGCATACGAACTTCCGAAGTGTGATCTGGACCCCGTCCGGCGCTTAGATTTGTACAAGTACATTTTTTTCGACCCATCGGTATACCGTTCGCACAGAGATCACGCGGAACCATACCTAGTTTTTGGCCCGCTGGCATTTTGCAATCACTCACCATGTCCGAATGCCTTTGTTCAATGGTACAAGCATGGCTCCATAGTCACCGTGAAACTTCGGGCCAGTGACGACATCTCGAAAAATGAAGAAATTACAATGCGGTATGCGAATATCGGTCAGTATCCTGGCGCGTCAAGTTGGGAACAATAG
- a CDS encoding ThiF family adenylyltransferase: protein MLKKPRIIRHDANFDEKFYWDRVNRNGCFLGVDEAQQRLSQEKLRDSVVGVAGCGGIGGLLAMTLARLGVGHIKLADPDSFEASNINRQLGAGQNTLGRNKAIVVGEFVREMVSDVTLEVFPEGIQTHTAETFVDGCDLVFDQTDVYLITERYALHDAFQNHERTKCILASCVWGWGANIYKFERGGVTLKDLFQIPEGKKLDKDDVDTLIRMQLNYLPRFPDLDGILDWMGDVGNVPINAVTPPLSCYMLATRAALVLCDLEKQPYCEPLPPVPSYYWYDSATWHSGIHQFDGNWVNIDEHQKHFKGAKVA from the coding sequence ATGTTGAAGAAACCAAGAATTATTCGCCACGATGCGAATTTTGACGAGAAGTTTTACTGGGATCGGGTAAATCGCAACGGTTGTTTCTTAGGCGTAGACGAAGCTCAGCAACGCTTGTCGCAAGAAAAACTGCGCGACTCTGTTGTGGGCGTTGCTGGATGCGGCGGTATCGGCGGTCTTCTTGCTATGACACTAGCCCGCCTTGGCGTCGGTCACATTAAACTAGCCGACCCCGACAGCTTTGAAGCATCAAATATCAATCGTCAGCTCGGCGCTGGACAAAACACGTTAGGTCGCAACAAAGCGATTGTTGTCGGCGAGTTCGTTCGCGAAATGGTCAGCGATGTGACCCTTGAGGTGTTCCCAGAAGGGATCCAGACCCATACTGCCGAGACTTTTGTCGATGGATGCGACTTGGTTTTCGACCAAACCGATGTTTACCTGATAACTGAACGCTATGCTCTTCATGACGCGTTCCAGAACCACGAACGCACAAAGTGCATCCTTGCTTCATGTGTTTGGGGTTGGGGCGCAAATATCTACAAGTTCGAGCGAGGAGGGGTCACACTTAAGGACCTCTTTCAAATTCCAGAAGGAAAAAAGCTCGATAAGGATGATGTTGACACCCTCATTAGAATGCAGCTCAATTATCTCCCGCGATTTCCTGACTTGGATGGTATTCTCGATTGGATGGGTGATGTTGGTAACGTCCCGATTAACGCAGTAACACCGCCGCTTTCATGCTATATGTTGGCCACTCGAGCAGCTCTTGTTCTCTGTGATCTGGAGAAACAGCCTTACTGTGAACCGCTCCCACCAGTACCCTCTTATTATTGGTATGATTCCGCCACTTGGCATAGCGGCATCCATCAATTTGATGGAAATTGGGTCAACATCGATGAGCACCAAAAGCACTTCAAGGGTGCAAAGGTTGCTTGA
- a CDS encoding YqcI/YcgG family protein — translation MLIAQKEIPETSPAWHHTVLHDLSLRLEDEQGFPCIFSKNAFARGLVKLCFVEDNLSQSLRQLADDLRLYVKLSDRWDGNLGTAYPLVVAFSQNAIQSQSLEDYHAFGWWILQQLHDFDEKPWPEGVSTDPHHPYWSMCFHGMQIFVNMSCPAHEQRRSRNLGSHLLFIINPRERFDVVAGDTDAGRKVRANIRSRIEKYDQQSHCPQLGSFVAGEIEWWQYGITDVNTTDRADKCPFRSNT, via the coding sequence ATGCTTATTGCGCAAAAGGAAATACCCGAAACTTCACCTGCTTGGCACCACACGGTGCTCCACGATCTAAGTCTCCGGCTGGAAGATGAGCAAGGATTCCCCTGTATCTTTTCAAAAAACGCTTTCGCTCGTGGACTTGTTAAGCTGTGTTTTGTCGAAGACAACCTTAGCCAATCACTCCGTCAGTTGGCAGATGACTTACGCTTGTACGTCAAGTTGTCAGACCGGTGGGATGGAAATCTTGGAACAGCCTATCCCCTTGTCGTGGCATTCTCACAAAATGCCATCCAGTCTCAGTCATTGGAAGATTACCATGCGTTTGGATGGTGGATTCTACAGCAACTTCATGACTTTGATGAGAAGCCCTGGCCAGAGGGAGTTTCCACGGATCCGCACCACCCGTATTGGAGCATGTGCTTTCACGGGATGCAGATCTTCGTCAACATGAGTTGCCCTGCTCACGAACAGAGGCGTAGCCGAAACCTGGGCAGTCATTTGCTATTTATAATAAATCCAAGAGAACGTTTCGATGTCGTGGCGGGTGACACTGACGCGGGTCGAAAGGTGCGCGCCAATATTCGATCAAGGATCGAGAAGTATGACCAGCAAAGCCATTGCCCCCAACTAGGCAGTTTCGTGGCGGGTGAAATAGAATGGTGGCAGTATGGCATAACAGACGTAAACACCACCGACCGCGCAGACAAGTGCCCCTTTCGATCGAATACCTGA
- a CDS encoding carbon-nitrogen hydrolase family protein, with product MRISFVTGASADTPFVDQLECICRKALDQRSDAILLPEMPAGKWVCENKPFDAALARNWVAQHEKIEEALLETGCSFFFTRPVAYRGRLANQAMFLSESHRKVLHTKQIFPNEPGWFESDWFLPGTDQFRTMKLGGVTVAFLICTELFWPEMARSMFDEEIDVFLVPRATGGSEEKWLVAGRLLSHVTGSFVASSNRNHVVQSTDTGFLVRPDGSFETHSTPQLEPEVSTFTMDTKCVCDGRRSYPAYIKTPYRLVPCRNDT from the coding sequence ATGCGGATTTCTTTTGTCACAGGTGCTTCCGCTGACACGCCTTTCGTTGATCAGCTGGAATGTATCTGCCGTAAGGCACTCGATCAGCGGTCTGACGCCATACTGTTACCCGAAATGCCTGCTGGCAAATGGGTCTGTGAAAACAAACCGTTCGACGCAGCGCTTGCCCGTAACTGGGTCGCACAACACGAAAAAATTGAGGAAGCATTGTTGGAAACAGGGTGTTCCTTCTTTTTCACTCGGCCGGTTGCTTACCGTGGTCGGTTGGCGAACCAAGCTATGTTTTTATCAGAATCCCATCGGAAAGTTCTCCATACCAAACAGATTTTTCCCAACGAACCTGGCTGGTTTGAGTCCGACTGGTTTTTGCCGGGCACCGATCAGTTCCGAACGATGAAACTTGGCGGCGTAACTGTGGCGTTCTTGATCTGCACGGAGTTGTTTTGGCCAGAAATGGCCCGAAGCATGTTTGATGAAGAAATCGATGTTTTCTTAGTACCGCGCGCAACAGGTGGGTCAGAAGAAAAATGGTTGGTAGCGGGGCGCTTACTGTCCCATGTTACTGGTTCATTTGTAGCAAGTAGCAACCGGAATCATGTCGTACAATCAACTGACACTGGCTTTTTGGTACGTCCGGACGGATCATTCGAAACGCACTCAACGCCACAGTTGGAACCGGAAGTCTCAACTTTCACAATGGATACAAAGTGCGTTTGCGATGGGAGACGTAGCTATCCTGCCTATATCAAGACTCCTTATCGATTGGTTCCTTGTCGCAACGACACATGA
- a CDS encoding DMT family transporter, protein MTSRGELTGYTLVIIAALSWSTAGLFTRVVSTDIATTLLWRSVFGGLAVMLIHYGLSRDKGLQDLLKFSTGEVIIAGVSAIAMTCFISAFFFTSIANVAFVYGAVPLVTMVLAWLLLHETPTSVGIIAAVGSAFGIGILAWGGQSFLDFVGLGLAMLMTIFMAAITVLAKYFPSANSSKCAYLSAYLAVLVVAPFSTGFAVSTIDFTWLALYGLVNVGLGFGVYLAGVSRIPALAAALLGLLEIPLAPVWAFMLFNEELGTKTVLGGALVVAASLIYIVGTARRASS, encoded by the coding sequence ATGACATCACGTGGCGAACTAACCGGATACACCCTAGTCATCATTGCTGCATTGTCATGGAGCACTGCCGGACTCTTCACAAGGGTCGTATCGACGGATATAGCCACGACTCTGCTATGGCGCTCTGTATTTGGTGGGCTTGCTGTAATGCTCATCCACTATGGATTGTCGCGCGACAAAGGGCTACAAGATCTGCTTAAGTTCTCAACTGGTGAAGTGATCATTGCAGGTGTCTCAGCCATTGCGATGACTTGCTTCATTTCAGCGTTCTTCTTCACATCAATTGCCAACGTAGCGTTCGTGTACGGTGCGGTGCCGCTGGTGACAATGGTTCTTGCCTGGTTACTTCTGCATGAAACGCCAACCTCTGTCGGGATCATTGCAGCTGTCGGAAGCGCCTTTGGTATCGGTATATTGGCTTGGGGAGGGCAAAGTTTTTTAGATTTTGTCGGGTTAGGGCTTGCAATGCTAATGACGATTTTTATGGCAGCAATCACTGTCCTGGCAAAATATTTCCCGTCAGCCAACTCTTCCAAATGCGCCTATCTGTCAGCATATTTAGCAGTTTTGGTTGTTGCGCCGTTTTCGACCGGCTTTGCCGTATCAACCATAGACTTCACCTGGTTAGCACTCTACGGCCTCGTGAATGTAGGTCTTGGGTTTGGTGTTTACTTAGCCGGGGTATCTAGGATTCCCGCACTGGCAGCGGCGCTTCTCGGACTTTTGGAAATACCCTTAGCACCAGTTTGGGCATTCATGTTGTTTAATGAAGAACTTGGCACAAAAACGGTGCTCGGCGGCGCGTTAGTTGTCGCAGCATCTCTGATATACATCGTCGGAACAGCAAGACGGGCGAGTTCTTAA